The following coding sequences lie in one Onychomys torridus chromosome X, mOncTor1.1, whole genome shotgun sequence genomic window:
- the LOC118573640 gene encoding melanoma antigen preferentially expressed in tumors-like encodes MDYQEIPTLLNLAIQHLLKNEPVAIHALGEIPRELFVPLFSAAFKGGHKNIVKAMVKVWPFMCLHIGSLRTLESQRELLKAMVESLQFLPVQNSASRSPKLRILDLRQDVGCKIICPQSSTKSPACFHSCAYSEHSIMSIEGHCSMESSEPGAQSSNQAMELLVNLSLDRTLRETEFLVLLLSKVEQSSGSLHLCCRDLQIDKLCECRNTLHHLDLKCIDHLAVDQASLSEVNTLLAQVVHLDRLCLCKITCRSLNGETFRNFISELGRMDCLSELNLSSFCLTDHLENVLRVLPTSLEFLHLPFCGLSYNDFKFLSECPQASHLKLLNISNNPMNWEDTEPLYKLLQNNSSTLQHLAINHCLLTDSTISAVISALSRCSELRILNFSSNPLSMTMLMRILEHLTSLVQLKYVFYPIPMHCYGRWHFRDSLDRQKLADVQARLKRMLQEAERNDMHWITFSD; translated from the exons ATGGACTACCAGGAAATTCCCACACTGTTGAATCTTGCTATACAGCATCTACTGAAAAATGAGCCTGTAGCAATTCACGCTCTCGGGGAGATCCCAAGGGAGCTTTTTGTTCCATTGTTCTCCGCTGCCTTCAAGGGTGGGCATAAGAATATAGTGAAAGCAATGGTGAAGGTTTGGCCCTTTATGTGTCTCCACATTGGATCATTAAGAACACTGGAGTCCCAGCGGGAACTCCTGAAAGCCATGGTCGAGagtcttcagttcctgcctgtcCAGAACTCGGCTTCTAG GAGCCCTAAACTGAGGATCCTAGATTTAAGGCAGGATGTTGGCTGCAAGATCATCTGCCCGCAGAGCAGTACTAAGTCACCTGCCTGTTTTCACTCCTGTGCTTACTCTGAGCACTCTATCATGAGCATCGAAGGCCACTGTAGTATGGAAAGTTCAGAACCTGGGGCTCAGTCCTCCAATCAGGCTATGGAGTTATTAGTGAACCTTTCCCTTGATAGAACCTTAAGGGAAACTGAATTTTTGGTTCTGCTTCTGAGTAAAGTAGAGCAGAGCTCAGGCTCTTTGCACCTGTGCTGCCGAGATTTGCAAATAGACAAATTATGTGAATGTAGAAACACCCTACATCATCTGGATCTGAAATGTATTGATCACCTGGCAGTTGATCAGGCTTCTCTGAGTGAGGTCAATACCCTTCTGGCTCAGGTGGTGCACCTAGACAGACTCTGTCTGTGTAAAATCACTTGTAGATCTTTGAATGGAGAAACCTTTCGAAATTTTATCTCTGAGCTTGGGCGTATGGACTGTCTCAGTGAGCTCAACTTGTCCTCTTTCTGCCTCACAGATCATCTTGAAAATGTCCTGAG AGTCCTGCCAACTAGTTTGGAATTCTTACATCTCCCATTCTGTGGACTTTCTTACAATGACTTCAAGTTTCTGTCTGAGTGCCCTCAAGCCAGCCACTTAAAGCTCCTGAATATCAGCAACAATCCAATGAACTGGGAAGATACTGAGCCCCTTTATAAGCTCTTGCAGAATAACTCTAGCACCTTACAACATCTGGCAATCAATCATTGCCTTCTAACAGACTCTACAATCTCTGCTGTCATCTCCGCACTAAGTCGCTGTTCTGAACTCCGAATTCTCAACTTTTCCTCCAATCCACTTTCTATGACTATGCTAATGAGAATCCTTGAGCACTTAACATCCTTGGTGCAGCTTAAATATGTGTTTTATCCTATCCCCATGCATTGCTATGGGAGATGGCACTTTCGTGATAGTTTAGATCGACAGAAGCTTGCTGATGTGCAGGCCCGATTGAAAAGAATGCTACAAGAGGCAGAAAGGAACGACATGCATTGGATCACTTTCTCTGATTAA